The Podospora pseudopauciseta strain CBS 411.78 chromosome 2 map unlocalized CBS411.78m_2, whole genome shotgun sequence genome has a window encoding:
- a CDS encoding uncharacterized protein (EggNog:ENOG503NVPM; COG:I; BUSCO:EOG09260GIX), producing the protein MSVSTDSPRPLLPSTSSPMTPDLLQSRRSSRPSQVRTDLVPPSHAQLVVIPPSAVSNSSASTMWPSSQHGSPTQSMEAVASLTTASSLQGSPDSLEPGQEKGLELVTPLQLPEAIVSKQPDQTTTTLSRRTSNTSLGSTLKSPLGSTTAMAEASKSMSLIRRTSSSLRNRANGLFPRRGSSTHPRSRDGSVGPGVMRRRGSMSNPGTPYDNISPFETDSDDDVVLVGVDEVFGGDGAIREPSPLASTPLAASFGSVPLSLRQGTPLTKITKKNNRKRIVLTLDPDSAKIWWDRTKASKCVYVDDIKEIRMAGDIGQYLLDAKLEEKDRPRFFSLMYAVSGKPGVTKWLHLITDTDKAFYDWTQTLGAFSQYRQDFAASLMAFNDDAVRVYWDREMEKRFGTVRSKEAEQIEFADVERVCRNLHIHASTDSLWKIFNTIKGKPLSYSQSSNPGLNFDEFLEFVRMMKAREDIRRVYQEHTASQENGMTKPEFLQFLRLVQCENVDEDLATWEATFARFARRGKAKDAESQGDAGLIMSEAAFASYLSSSSNAVIPKAPPKYDLNRPINEYYISSSHNTYLLGRQVAGTSSVEGYISALMGGCRCVEVDCWDGADDQPVVSHGHTMTTRISFLEVIKTINKYAFVKSRFPLWISLEVRCSQATQVNMAKIMIEIFGDKLVQKPLESFTDRLPTPSDLLERILIKVKKPQQPDPVERVGRRRGNSMPSPFQRPLPDSGPVPSSPLLSPTAMARTNRINTITEGKVHDTPSSSPSECDSESEKDSARKVANSKISPVLGALGVYCVGIQFDGFDTQEAKSFNHIFSFKEKTFAEKNQPGPSKQALYRHNMRHLMRVYPNGGRITSSNFDPLIYWKRGVQMAALNWQTFDLGMQLNQAMFAGGTDQSGYVLKPLEGRQIQLMPNLTADECVGKRPRKRVSFDIDVISAQQLMRPLNLGEKRTLDPYVEVEVFLADDKRNKNNAVSNVTVEESKRTYRSKFVRDNGFNPEFNMSCSFDLTTKYPDLIFVRFKVKQAESKGYNDKSPPLATYTAKLSNLKQGYRTIPLLNKEGEQFLFSTLFVKIRKGPVEVFMADYQEEAPKNGNRLKNIGRNVFNQSNTSPKSSMDSGRS; encoded by the coding sequence ATGTCCGTCTCTACCGATTCACCGCGTCCATTACTGCCCTCCACCTCTTCTCCCATGACTCCCGATCTCCTCCAGAGCAGGCGTTCTTCACGCCCCAGCCAGGTCCGGACGGACCTGGTCCCTCCATCACATGCCCAGCTCGTCGTTATACCACCATCAGCAGTCAGCAACTCGTCCGCCTCCACCATGTGGCCAAGCTCGCAACATGGCTCGCCAACCCAGTCTATGGAGGCTGTTGCCAGTCTCACGACGGCCAGCTCCCTACAGGGCTCACCAGACTCGCTGGAGCCGGGGCAGGAAAAGGGGCTTGAGCTCGTCACCCCTTTGCAGCTTCCGGAGGCCATTGTCTCGAAGCAGCCCGACCAGACTACCACCACACTGTCTCGAAGAACCAGCAACACCTCACTCGGCAGCACCCTGAAGAGCCCCCTTGGAAGCACAACGGCCATGGCTGAGGCTAGCAAGTCGATGAGCCTGATCCGTCGAACCTCGAGCTCGCTTCGTAATAGGGCCAATGGCCTGTTCCCTCGAAGGGGTTCCTCAACCCATCCAAGGAGCCGGGATGGGAGCGTTGGTCCCGGTGTCATGCGAAGGAGGGGCAGTATGAGCAATCCCGGCACCCCCTATGACAATATCAGTCCCTTCGAGACTGATtcagatgatgatgtggtaCTCGTGGGCGTCGATGAAGTAtttggcggtgatggggcCATCCGAGAACCAAGCCCTCTTGCTTCAACACCATTGGCCGCGAGTTTTGGCTCCGTTCCGCTCTCCCTCCGCCAAGGGACACCACTGACGAAAATCACCAAAAAGAACAACCGAAAGCGTATCGTTCTGACTCTGGACCCCGATTCGGCCAAAATCTGGTGGGATCGGACCAAGGCATCCAAGTGTGTTTATGTCGACGATATCAAGGAGATTCGCATGGCGGGAGACATTGGACAGTACTTGCTCGATGCGAAACTCGAAGAAAAGGACAGGCCCAggttcttctccttgatgtATGCGGTTTCAGGGAAGCCAGGGGTAACAAAGTGGCTACACCTCATCACCGACACAGACAAGGCCTTCTATGACTGGACCCAGACACTTGGAGCCTTCTCCCAGTACCGGCAAGATTTTGCGGCCAGCCTTATGGCTTTCAATGACGATGCTGTTCGTGTTTATTGGGACCGGGAGATGGAAAAGCGGTTCGGTACGGTGCGTTCCAAGGAGGCCGAACAAATCGAATTTGCCGATGTTGAACGTGTGTGCCGAAACCTGCACATTCATGCGTCTACCGACTCACTGTGGAAAATCTTCAACACTATCAAGGGCAAGCCCCTGTCGTACTCCCAGAGCAGCAACCCTGGCCTCAACTTTGATGAATTTCTTGAATTTGTACGAATGATGAAGGCGCGAGAAGACATCCGCCGCGTATATCAAGAACACACCGCGAGTCAGGAGAATGGTATGACCAAGCCCGAGTTCTTGCAGTTCTTGCGACTTGTGCAGTGTGAGAATGTCGACGAGGACTTGGCAACTTGGGAGGCCACATTCGCTCGCTTTGCGCGCAGGGGCAAAGCGAAGGATGCCGAGTCTCAGGGTGATGCAGGTCTTATCATGTCAGAGGCCGCGTTTGCCAGTTatctttcctcttcttccaatGCCGTCATTCCCAAAGCACCACCAAAGTACGACCTGAACAGACCAATCAACGAGTACTACATTTCCAGCTCCCACAACACCTACTTGCTCGGTCGTCAAGTAGCAGGCACCTCTAGCGTAGAGGGCTACATCTCTGCACTGATGGGAGGTTGCCGATGTGTCGAGGTCGATTGCTGGGATGGTGCTGATGATCAGCCCGTCGTCTCGCATGGTCATACGATGACCACGCGCATCTCCTTTCTCGAGGTCATCAAGACCATCAACAAGTACGCCTTTGTCAAGTCTCGGTTTCCTCTCTGGATCTCCCTGGAGGTGCGGTGCAGCCAAGCGACGCAGGTCAACATGGCCAAGATCATGATCGAGATCTTTGGTGACAAGCTGGTGCAGAAGCCTCTCGAGTCCTTCACTGATCGCCTCCCAACCCCGTCAGATTTACTGGAGCGTATCCTCATCAAGGTCAAGAAGCCGCAACAGCCCGACCCCGTGGAGCGGGTTGGTCGTAGACGCGGCAACAGCATGCCTTCGCCTTTCCAACGCCCACTGCCAGACAGCGGACCGGTCCCATCCAGTCCCCTCCTGAGTCCCACAGCGATGGCCCGCACCAACCGCATCAACACCATTACCGAGGGCAAGGTTCACGACacgcccagcagcagccccagCGAGTGCGACAGCGAGAGCGAAAAGGATTCGGCAAGAAAGGTGGCCAACAGTAAGATCAGCCCGGTGCTCGGCGCGCTCGGAGTTTACTGTGTCGGTATCCAATTCGACGGCTTCGACACTCAAGAGGCCAAGTCGTTCAACCACATCTTCTCGTTCAAAGAGAAGACGTTTGCGGAGAAGAACCAACCTGGCCCATCGAAGCAGGCGCTCTACCGCCATAATATGCGGCACCTGATGCGGGTTTATCCCAATGGTGGGCGCATCACATCCAGCAACTTCGACCCACTGATCTACTGGAAACGCGGAGTGCAGATGGCAGCGCTCAACTGGCAGACATTTGACCTCGGCATGCAGCTGAACCAGGCCATGTTTGCTGGCGGAACAGACCAGTCAGGTTATGTTTTGAAGCCATTAGAGGGGCGTCAGATCCAGCTCATGCCTAACTTGACCGCTGATGAATGCGTGGGCAAACGGCCGCGCAAGAGGGTTTCCTTTGATATTGATGTTATTTCAGCCCAGCAGTTGATGAGGCCGCTCAATCTCGGAGAGAAACGGACGTTGGATCCCTACGTCGAGGTTGAAGTCTTCCTTGCCGACGACAAGAGAAACAAGAACAATGCCGTCTCCAACGTTACCGTCGAAGAGTCGAAGCGCACCTACCGCTCCAAGTTTGTTCGCGACAATGGCTTCAATCCCGAGTTCAACATGTCCTGCTCGTtcgacctcaccaccaaataCCCGGACTTGATCTTTGTGAGATTCAAGGTCAAGCAGGCCGAATCCAAGGGTTACAATGAcaaatctcctcctctcgcAACCTACACTGCCAAGCTTTCCAACCTCAAGCAAGGCTACCGCACAATCCCACTCCTGAACAAGGAAGGCGAACAATTCCTGTTCTCCACTCTCTTCGTCAAGATTCGCAAGGGTCCCGTGGAGGTGTTCATGGCTGATTATCAGGAAGAGGCCCCCAAGAACGGGAACAGACTCAAGAATATTGGCAGGAACGTCTTCAACCAATCCAACACGAGCCCCAAGTCAAGCATGGACAGTGGCCGTTCCTGA
- a CDS encoding uncharacterized protein (COG:S; EggNog:ENOG503P3R1) codes for MVSSSNTMDEMEKPEESRFICQTCKASFDDKQTMINHWKTEYAKGNRHYFCEKCMMMFRTEGAAEMHYKQFHQIDQKMGCPGCKATFVRMSGFVDHIEKNRCNTISNARFHEEREKALRFARQLQMVPGQHENKVVTFTAWSGSNKGPAHYTQYLSTTEDETAGDTLSSLRPLVDSSHKPDPVAFQMMSLGQKGDLLTGPGSDHPEQSSEAGDMRVLFPSYTGPATTPAVAPARPAPAQAQGWREPEKRPVYDRHDPRNPNWDPKQYYNQYTRKYGCPRERCIKSFPTSNGLRNHILTHPTTGFQVQCPVCSKWFDTNAALAQHAESEGSKCKIRKSEDYARFMGQFTAGMVDTKLGSAGMTVYTVSAQAKKTFGNKKDGEEDKGVDGWGKEKTEEKAEKKNDALEGQW; via the exons ATGGTGTCGTCGTCTAACACCATGGACGAGATGGAGAAGCCAGAGGAGTCGAGATTTATCTGCCAAACCTGCAAGGCTTCGTTCGATGACAAGCAGACGATGATCAATCACTGGAAGACGGAGTATGCGAAGGGAAACAGACACTACTTCTG CGAGAAATGTATGATGATGTTCCGCACCGAGGGTGCTGCCGAGATGCACTACAAGCAG TTCCACCAGATTGACCAGAAAATGGGTTGCCCCGGTTGCAAAGCCACCTTTGTTCGCATGAGCGGCTTCGTGGATCACATCGAAAAGAACCGATGCAACACAATCTCCAATGCGAGATTCCACGAGGAGCGAGAGAAAGCCTTGAGATTTGCCCGCCAGCTTCAGATGGTGCCTGGTCAACATGAAAACAAGGTTGTCACTTTCACCGCTTGGAGCGGCAGTAACAAGGGTCCTGCCCATTACACCCAGTATCTTTCCACAACGGAGGACGAGACCGCGGGCgacaccctctcctctctccgTCCTCTGGTTGACAGCAGCCACAAGCCGGATCCCGTCGCCTTCCAGATGATGTCGCTTGGTCAGAAGGGCGATTTGCTGACTGGGCCGGGGAGCGACCATCCGGAACAGTCAAGTGAGGCTGGGGACATGAGGGTGCTCTTCCCGAGCTACACTGGtcctgccaccacccccgctgTTGCTCCTGCGCGTCCCGCCCCCGCGCAAGCTCAAGGTTGGCGAGAGCCTGAGAAGAGACCAGTCTACGACAGACACGATCCTCGCAACCCCAATTGGGACCCCAAACAGTACTATAACCAGTATACCAGAAAGTATGGGTGTCCTAGGGAAAGGTGCAT CAAGTCGTTCCCCACCAGCAATGGTCTCCGAAACCACATTCTAACACATCCGACCACTGGTTTCCAAGTGCAGTGCCCAGTGTGTTCCAAATGGTTCGACACAAACGCAGCACTGGCCCAGCATGCTGAGTCCGAGGGTAGCAAGTGCAAGATCCGCAAGTCGGAAGACTACGCCCGCTTTATGGGCCAGTTTACGGCTGGTATGGTGGATACAAAGTTGGGGTCGGCGGGTATGACTGTGTACACTGTGTCTGCCCAGGCCAAGAAGACCTTCGGTAACAAgaaggatggtgaggaggataagggtgttgatggttggGGCAAGGAGAAGACCGAGGAGAAagctgagaagaagaatgaTGCTTTGGAGGGTCAGTGGTGA
- a CDS encoding uncharacterized protein (EggNog:ENOG503P5NZ), whose amino-acid sequence MSSSPPESMNRYWIPNLDIHKKVITQELQYYLGPDASVRPFTREGEDGFLITTPGPCLSDEQIDDICVKSKQLWEKQAAARAAGSSSKSLKRPLHAPVSLGKSGGTSESSSRRRKPRSHRDDRR is encoded by the exons ATGTCGTCTTCGCCGCCTGAATCGATGAACAGATACTGGATTCCCAATCTGGATATCCACAAAAAGGTCATCACTCAGGAGCTTCAGTATTACCTCGGACCCGACGCGAGCGTGAGGCCTTTTACTCGAGAG GGTGAAGATGGCTTCTTGATCACCACACCAGGACCTTGCCTGTCAGAT GAGCAAATAGACGACATATGCGTCAAGTCAAAGCAGCTGTGGGAGAAACAGGCAGCAGCGCGAGCAGCCGGCAGTTCGAGCAAATCCCTCAAGCGACCTCTTCACGCACCTGTATCACTCGGGAAGTCGGGCGGCACCAGTGAATCGTCCAGTAGACGGAGAAAGCCCAGAAGCCATCGGGATGACAGACGATGA
- a CDS encoding uncharacterized protein (COG:S; EggNog:ENOG503P7AW): protein MSFGPLPSQLCLLSSLSQKDIGDKVRFLGCVTSYSTESGVLTLQYRGSEDRQLTFASVDVNLVLQSLKAEQTRLGEWVNVIGYVTSTDSKKLGDTNPVVEVQATLLWSAGPLNLEKYEASVQALDGEES from the exons ATGTCTTTTGGTCCGCTTCCCTCCCAACTGTGTCTGCTCTCCTCCCTGTCCCAAAAAGATATTGGTGATAAAGTGAGGTTCCTGGGATG TGTAACATCCTATTCCACCGAGTCTGGCGTTTTGACCTTGCAATACAGAGGGTCTGAGGACAGACAACTCACTTTCGCCTCGGTCGATGTCAACCTCGTTCTGCAGAGTCTCAAGGCGGAACAAACACGCCTTGGCGAATGGGTGAATGTCATCGGATATGTCACCTCGACCGACAGCAAAAAGCTAGGCGACACGAATCCGGTGGTTGAGGTCCAAGCAACACTTCTTTGGTCGGCTGGTCCCCTCAACCTGGAAAAATACGAAGCGTCTGTACAGGCATTGGACGGTGAGGAGAGTTGA
- the SNF7 gene encoding ESCRT-III subunit protein snf7 (EggNog:ENOG503NX3E; COG:U; BUSCO:EOG09264W71) → MSGIWGWFGGGAAQKRKDTPKNVILDLRTNLEMLQKREAHILRQIEEQEKEARKHVNTNKTAAKNALRRKKVYEGNLEQTMNHIGTLETQINAIESANINKETFEAMQRASEAMKSIHGKLTPEKVDEAMYVPKVWFLFLCDGTDGGYREKLQEHNQLNEEIAAAIGSVNIGQSIDDGELDAELDELMAKDLEDKMLETGTVHADRLPSVATGELKNNKGKAPAVEDDEEAELNRLKAEMAM, encoded by the exons ATGTCGGGCATCTGGGGCTggttcggtggtggtgccgcgCAGAAGCGGAAGGATACCCCCAAGAATGTCATTTTGGATCTGCGGACAAACTTGGAGATGCTGCAGAAAAGGGAAGCCCACATTCTCCGCCAGatcgaggagcaggagaaggaggccagGAAGCATGTAAACACTAACAAGACTG CGGCCAAGAATGCCCTGCGACGCAAGAAGGTCTATGAGGGCAACCTCGAACAGACAATGAACCACATCGGAACCCTCGAAACCCAGATTAATGCCATCGAGtccgccaacatcaacaaggaGACGTTCGAAGCGATGCAGAGAGCCAGCGAAGCCATGAAGTCAATACACGGCAAGCTCACGCCCGAGAAGGTCGACGAGGCCATGTACGTACCGAAAGTTTGGTTTCTATTTTTGTGCGATGGTACTGATGGTGGTTATAGGGAAAAACTCCAAGAGCACAATCAGCTCAACGAGGAAATCGCGGCTGCCATCGGCTCGGTCAACATTGGCCAGTCCATCGACGACGGAGAATTGGATGCGGAGCTGGACGAGCTCATGGCCAAGGATCTGGAGGACAAAATGCTCGAGACTGGCACAGTACACGCAGATCGTCTGCCGAGCGTGGCGACCGGAGAAC TCAAGAACAACAAGGGCAAGGCGCCCGCGGtcgaagacgacgaagaggCGGAACTCAACAGACTCAAGGCCGAGATGGCCATGTAA